The following coding sequences lie in one Enterococcus sp. 9E7_DIV0242 genomic window:
- a CDS encoding pyruvate carboxylase, whose amino-acid sequence MKKVLVANRGEIAVRIFRACTELGIRTVAVYAAEDEYSVHRFKADEAYLAGKGKKPIEAYLDIEGILSIAKKCGADAIHPGYGFLSENLEFAQRCEEEGITFIGPKSHHLDIFGDKIKAKEAAVAAGISSIPGSDGPVDTVDEVLSFAESHGFPVMIKAALGGGGRGMRVAHDEKEAREGYDRAKSEAKAAFGSDEVYVEKYISNPKHIEVQILGDQHGNVIHLFERDCSVQRRHQKVVEVAPCVSMDEKMRHEICDAAVQLMRHVGYVNAGTVEFLVEGDRFYFIEVNPRVQVEHTITEMITDIDIVVSQLQIAQGMDMHKEMQIPQQKDLTLNGAAIQCRITTEDPLNQFMPDTGKIDTYRSPGGFGVRLDVGNAYSGYAVTPYFDSLLVKVCTHGFSFEKAVQKMQRCLKEFRVRGVKTNIPFLQNVVSHPVFISGEANTTFIDNTPDLFEFPKVRDRGNKTMKFIGEVTVNGFPGIEKTTKKFFELPRVPKTLAVKKDIVTAKNILDEKGADAVATWVKEQENVLLTDTTFRDAHQSLLATRVRTQDFKEIAQLTAEGLPELFSSEMWGGATFDVAYRFLNEDPWQRLRKLRKLMPNMLFQMLFRGSNAVGYQNYPDNVIAEFIKEAATQGIDVFRIFDSLNWIPQMEKSIQAVRDSGKIAEAAICYTGDINDPERAKYNVQYYKDMAKELEQLGSHIIAIKDMAGLLKPQAAYRLISELKDTVNIPIHLHTHDTSGNGIITYSAATKAGVDIVDVAASAMSGATSQPSMTSLYYALVNGARTPDIDVDNAQKINHYWEDVRMYYTPFENGLNAPQTEVYMHEMPGGQYSNLQQQAKAIGLGDQWDDIKKMYRTVNLMFGDIIKVTPSSKVVGDMALFMVQNDLTEQDIYDRGGELSFPESVVTFFQGDLGQPVGGFPKELQKVILKGRPAFTERPGSLAAPVDFDQVRKELAEKIGYEPKQEEVLSYLMYPQVFLDYRTSYQTYGDVTLLDTPTFFHGIRLGESVEVQIEKGKTLIIRLDEVGEPDIEGNRTLFFNLNGQRREVVIKDRSIISSVQTKRKAEPTNKGQVGATMSGSVLQILVKKGDKVKKGDPLMITEAMKMETSLDAHFDGTVDHIYVTEGEPISSGDLLIELTEK is encoded by the coding sequence ATGAAGAAAGTTTTAGTAGCAAACCGAGGCGAAATCGCCGTACGTATTTTTCGAGCGTGTACTGAGCTGGGTATCAGAACAGTAGCAGTGTATGCGGCAGAAGATGAATATTCTGTCCATCGCTTTAAAGCTGATGAAGCTTATCTAGCCGGAAAAGGGAAGAAACCAATTGAGGCATACTTGGATATTGAAGGTATTTTGAGTATCGCTAAGAAATGTGGCGCTGATGCAATTCATCCGGGATATGGTTTTCTATCTGAAAACCTTGAATTTGCACAACGTTGTGAAGAAGAAGGTATAACATTTATCGGACCTAAATCCCACCATTTGGATATTTTTGGAGATAAGATAAAGGCAAAAGAAGCTGCTGTAGCTGCAGGGATCTCTTCTATTCCAGGTTCTGATGGACCTGTCGATACTGTGGATGAGGTTCTGAGCTTTGCAGAAAGCCATGGGTTTCCTGTCATGATCAAAGCGGCCTTGGGCGGCGGCGGACGTGGTATGCGTGTTGCGCATGATGAAAAGGAAGCACGTGAAGGGTATGATCGAGCAAAAAGTGAAGCAAAAGCTGCGTTTGGTTCAGACGAAGTTTATGTAGAAAAATACATTTCAAATCCTAAACATATAGAGGTTCAAATCTTAGGGGATCAACATGGCAATGTGATTCATTTATTTGAGCGAGATTGCTCTGTTCAACGACGTCATCAAAAAGTAGTCGAAGTAGCGCCTTGCGTTTCAATGGATGAGAAGATGCGTCATGAAATCTGTGATGCAGCAGTTCAATTGATGCGCCATGTTGGTTATGTGAACGCCGGAACGGTAGAGTTCCTGGTTGAAGGGGATCGTTTCTATTTTATTGAAGTCAATCCTCGTGTTCAGGTAGAGCATACGATTACGGAAATGATCACGGATATCGACATTGTCGTTTCACAGCTTCAAATTGCACAAGGAATGGATATGCATAAAGAGATGCAGATTCCGCAACAAAAGGATCTGACATTGAATGGTGCTGCAATCCAATGCAGGATCACAACGGAAGACCCGTTGAATCAGTTTATGCCTGATACAGGGAAAATCGATACCTACCGCTCGCCAGGTGGTTTTGGTGTTCGTTTAGACGTGGGAAATGCTTATTCTGGTTACGCAGTCACGCCTTACTTTGATTCTTTGCTTGTTAAGGTGTGTACACATGGCTTTAGCTTTGAAAAGGCGGTGCAGAAAATGCAACGCTGCTTGAAGGAATTCCGTGTGAGAGGGGTCAAGACGAATATTCCATTTCTACAGAATGTTGTTAGTCATCCGGTCTTTATTTCTGGTGAAGCGAATACAACATTTATTGATAACACACCTGACTTGTTCGAATTTCCAAAGGTGCGAGACCGCGGAAATAAAACAATGAAGTTTATCGGAGAAGTGACAGTTAATGGCTTTCCAGGCATTGAAAAGACGACGAAAAAATTCTTTGAACTACCTAGAGTGCCAAAGACACTTGCTGTGAAAAAGGATATTGTGACAGCTAAAAATATTCTTGATGAAAAAGGAGCAGATGCAGTAGCTACATGGGTCAAAGAACAAGAAAATGTTCTATTGACAGATACAACTTTTAGAGATGCTCATCAAAGCTTACTTGCAACCCGAGTGAGGACGCAAGATTTTAAAGAAATCGCACAGCTGACAGCAGAAGGACTTCCAGAGCTTTTCTCCAGTGAGATGTGGGGCGGAGCAACCTTTGATGTTGCCTACCGTTTCTTAAATGAAGATCCTTGGCAGCGGTTGAGAAAACTAAGAAAATTGATGCCAAATATGCTGTTCCAAATGCTATTTAGAGGTTCTAATGCTGTTGGTTATCAGAATTACCCCGATAACGTGATTGCAGAATTCATTAAGGAGGCTGCGACTCAGGGGATCGATGTATTCCGGATATTTGATAGCTTGAACTGGATTCCTCAAATGGAAAAAAGTATTCAAGCGGTTCGTGATTCAGGGAAAATTGCAGAAGCAGCAATTTGCTATACTGGGGATATCAATGATCCGGAGAGAGCAAAATACAATGTTCAATATTACAAAGATATGGCAAAAGAGTTGGAACAACTAGGTAGTCATATCATTGCAATCAAAGACATGGCTGGCTTACTGAAACCTCAGGCTGCATACCGCCTGATCAGTGAATTGAAAGATACTGTGAATATCCCTATCCATCTTCATACCCATGATACAAGTGGGAATGGGATCATCACTTATTCTGCGGCAACAAAAGCAGGTGTTGACATTGTTGATGTGGCTGCGAGCGCTATGAGTGGAGCGACTAGTCAGCCAAGTATGACGAGCTTGTATTACGCACTGGTCAATGGGGCACGTACGCCTGACATTGATGTAGACAATGCGCAAAAAATCAATCATTACTGGGAAGATGTGCGGATGTATTATACGCCATTTGAAAACGGGCTGAATGCCCCTCAAACAGAGGTCTACATGCATGAGATGCCTGGTGGTCAGTATTCCAATTTACAGCAGCAAGCAAAAGCTATTGGCCTTGGGGATCAATGGGATGATATCAAAAAAATGTACAGAACAGTGAATTTGATGTTTGGCGACATCATCAAAGTAACACCGTCTTCTAAAGTAGTTGGAGATATGGCGTTGTTTATGGTTCAAAATGATTTGACAGAGCAAGACATTTACGATCGTGGTGGCGAATTAAGCTTCCCGGAATCTGTCGTGACGTTTTTCCAAGGAGATCTAGGTCAGCCTGTAGGCGGGTTTCCTAAAGAACTGCAAAAAGTTATTCTTAAAGGACGACCAGCATTTACAGAGCGACCAGGAAGCTTGGCAGCACCCGTTGATTTTGATCAAGTTCGTAAAGAGCTGGCAGAGAAAATCGGCTATGAGCCAAAACAGGAAGAGGTACTGAGCTACTTGATGTACCCACAAGTTTTTCTTGATTATCGAACATCGTATCAAACATATGGAGATGTTACGTTATTGGATACACCGACATTCTTCCACGGCATTCGCTTAGGGGAGTCAGTGGAAGTACAGATCGAAAAGGGAAAGACCTTGATTATTCGTCTTGACGAAGTTGGTGAACCAGATATTGAAGGAAATCGTACGCTTTTCTTCAACCTAAATGGACAAAGACGAGAAGTTGTCATCAAAGATCGTTCAATCATATCCAGTGTTCAGACGAAGCGTAAAGCGGAACCAACGAACAAAGGGCAGGTTGGTGCAACGATGTCCGGATCAGTCTTACAAATACTGGTTAAAAAAGGAGACAAGGTCAAAAAAGGTGATCCGCTGATGATCACTGAGGCGATGAAGATGGAGACCAGTCTGGATGCTCATTTTGACGGAACGGTTGACCATATTTATGTGACTGAAGGAGAACCCATCAGTTCTGGGGACCTATTGATTGAATTAACAGAAAAATAA
- a CDS encoding FtsW/RodA/SpoVE family cell cycle protein, with the protein MPKKVKKRHLLDYSILIPYLILSCVGLIMVYSSTSANQMSKGLPAAGMVINQLQFWVLSLVAMFFIYKMKTSVYQNKGFIMLAIAVISALLLAVRFTNLGVTINGAQGWIRIGGFSMQPAEYLKIMVIWYLAYILARRQKYIDREFKKAVLRPMLLVGFLIFLVVIQPDLGNAAVLTLIAMVMLLSSGINYMYTYLFGGLGILGSIGFIEALLLTKGSFIPANLQYVYKRFEVFLNPFIDERDTGHQLVNSYYAISNGGWFGRGLGNSIQKKGFLPEAHSDFIFAITVEELGLIVSLIILVILFFLIARIILVGVRSRKPFNSLLCIGIGAMLLIQVFINLGGITGIIPLTGITFPFLSHGGNSLLIISVSIGFVLNISADEKRQRLVDEYQMIETDR; encoded by the coding sequence TTGCCAAAGAAAGTAAAGAAGAGGCATTTGCTTGACTACAGTATTTTGATTCCCTATTTGATTTTAAGCTGTGTAGGCTTGATTATGGTTTACAGCTCAACTTCAGCTAATCAAATGAGTAAGGGACTGCCTGCTGCAGGAATGGTCATTAATCAGTTGCAATTTTGGGTGTTAAGCCTTGTTGCGATGTTCTTCATTTATAAAATGAAAACATCTGTTTACCAGAATAAAGGGTTTATTATGTTAGCAATTGCTGTTATTTCAGCCTTATTGCTAGCTGTTCGTTTCACAAATCTTGGGGTCACGATCAATGGTGCTCAAGGCTGGATCAGAATCGGTGGCTTCTCTATGCAACCGGCGGAATACCTGAAAATTATGGTTATTTGGTACTTGGCTTATATTTTGGCAAGGAGACAAAAATACATTGATAGAGAATTTAAAAAGGCTGTACTGCGGCCCATGCTGCTAGTTGGCTTTTTGATTTTTCTAGTCGTTATCCAACCCGATTTGGGAAATGCGGCAGTGTTGACGTTGATTGCAATGGTCATGCTATTATCAAGTGGAATTAATTATATGTACACGTATTTGTTTGGTGGTCTAGGGATTTTAGGAAGTATTGGTTTTATAGAAGCATTGCTACTCACTAAAGGAAGCTTTATTCCGGCAAATCTCCAATATGTTTATAAGCGGTTTGAAGTGTTTTTAAATCCCTTTATTGATGAACGAGATACAGGACACCAGTTAGTAAATTCATATTATGCTATAAGCAACGGTGGTTGGTTTGGTCGAGGTCTGGGGAACAGCATCCAGAAAAAAGGATTTCTACCAGAGGCTCATTCTGACTTTATTTTTGCAATTACAGTGGAAGAACTAGGATTAATTGTTTCATTGATCATCCTTGTCATTCTATTTTTCTTGATAGCACGTATTATTTTAGTTGGCGTTCGTTCTAGAAAGCCGTTTAACTCCTTACTGTGTATAGGTATTGGAGCAATGTTGCTAATCCAGGTTTTCATCAATCTGGGCGGGATTACAGGGATTATTCCTTTGACAGGTATTACATTCCCATTCCTAAGTCATGGCGGGAACAGCTTATTGATTATTTCTGTCTCAATTGGCTTTGTATTGAATATCAGTGCCGATGAAAAAAGACAGAGACTTGTTGACGAATATCAGATGATTGAAACTGATAGATAA
- a CDS encoding YlaN family protein, whose product MEPISKEFALELLKEDADRIKMLIRNQKNSLCISQCKAFEEVVDTQMYGFSRQMTYAIRLGILSSKEGHQLLSNLEKELNRLYTEVYEETQDKKESGKEV is encoded by the coding sequence ATGGAACCTATTTCAAAAGAGTTTGCATTAGAACTGCTGAAAGAAGACGCGGACAGAATCAAAATGTTGATCCGCAACCAAAAGAACAGTCTCTGTATCTCTCAATGTAAAGCATTTGAAGAAGTGGTAGATACACAAATGTATGGTTTTTCAAGACAAATGACCTATGCTATTCGTCTTGGAATCTTGAGCTCAAAAGAAGGACATCAGCTATTGAGTAATTTGGAAAAAGAACTTAATCGTTTATATACTGAAGTATACGAAGAAACACAAGATAAAAAAGAGAGTGGCAAGGAGGTTTAA
- the recQ gene encoding DNA helicase RecQ, whose product MVDSQKVLKEVFGYEEFRTGQKEIIDHILNKENVLGIMPTGGGKSICYQLPALLMDNLTLVVSPLISLMKDQVDALSLMGIPATFINSTLSSQEINQRIQLAVDKKIKLLYIAPERLESFEFQQLLMHIDIDLLAVDEAHCISQWGHDFRPSYLRMAEVIRKFQQTPTIIALTATATPQVAEDIIAQLDIPENNEIKTGFARENLSFQVIKDQNKDVFLLEYLKMNKNQSGIIYASTRKEVERIYHLLKSKNHAVGMYHGGMNESLRNQNQEQFLFDEVQVMVATNAFGMGINKSNVRFVIHAQIPGNIESYYQEAGRAGRDGLPSDAVLFYAPQDLQVQQYFIDQSDSPIEYKQKEYMKLREMSQYANAQVCLQKFILRYFGEKGTDCGQCSNCLDDRDLVEITVDAQKVLSCVKRMGEHFGKGLVAKVLTGSKDQKIDQWKFDRLPTYGLMKDRTQKEVSQLIDYLTAERYLTPSDGQFPLLSVSGSGIEVLLGKQEVYRKEDQKIRRLAVDDQLFETLRALRLDIAQNENVPPYLIFSDSTLKEFCEKLPKNPIELLQVKGVGQNKLDKYGEIFLSAIEEYRSAQKQ is encoded by the coding sequence ATGGTCGACAGTCAAAAGGTATTAAAAGAAGTATTTGGATATGAAGAATTTCGAACAGGTCAAAAGGAAATCATTGACCATATATTAAATAAAGAAAATGTGCTGGGAATCATGCCCACAGGTGGTGGGAAATCGATCTGTTACCAATTGCCGGCCCTTTTAATGGACAATTTAACGCTCGTTGTTTCACCTTTGATTTCTCTGATGAAGGACCAGGTGGATGCTCTCAGTTTGATGGGAATTCCGGCAACGTTTATTAATAGCACCTTATCCTCTCAAGAAATCAACCAGCGAATTCAACTAGCTGTAGATAAGAAAATTAAGTTGCTTTATATAGCGCCGGAACGTTTAGAATCCTTTGAATTCCAACAGCTTCTGATGCACATCGATATCGATTTATTAGCTGTAGATGAAGCCCACTGTATTTCACAATGGGGACACGATTTTCGCCCAAGCTATTTACGAATGGCAGAGGTTATTCGCAAGTTTCAGCAAACGCCGACAATCATTGCATTGACAGCTACAGCTACACCTCAAGTAGCTGAAGACATAATAGCGCAATTGGATATTCCGGAAAACAATGAAATAAAGACAGGTTTTGCTAGAGAAAATCTATCCTTTCAAGTGATAAAAGATCAAAATAAAGACGTTTTTCTTTTGGAATATTTGAAAATGAACAAGAATCAATCCGGAATTATTTATGCCAGTACAAGAAAAGAAGTTGAGCGTATTTATCATTTGTTAAAAAGTAAGAATCATGCTGTCGGGATGTATCATGGTGGGATGAACGAGAGTCTTCGAAATCAGAATCAAGAGCAGTTTTTGTTTGATGAAGTACAAGTGATGGTGGCAACAAATGCCTTTGGAATGGGGATCAATAAAAGTAATGTACGGTTTGTTATTCATGCACAAATACCAGGAAATATTGAATCTTATTATCAGGAAGCAGGTCGTGCCGGAAGAGACGGTCTGCCAAGTGATGCTGTGCTTTTTTATGCGCCTCAGGATTTACAGGTTCAGCAATACTTTATTGATCAATCAGATTCCCCTATCGAGTATAAGCAAAAAGAATATATGAAGCTTCGGGAAATGTCCCAATACGCGAATGCACAGGTTTGTTTGCAAAAGTTCATTCTTCGATATTTCGGTGAAAAGGGGACAGATTGCGGTCAGTGTTCGAACTGTCTGGATGATCGAGACCTTGTTGAAATAACCGTGGACGCACAAAAGGTTTTATCCTGTGTGAAACGAATGGGCGAGCATTTTGGAAAAGGGCTTGTAGCCAAGGTATTGACTGGTTCAAAGGATCAGAAAATCGATCAATGGAAGTTTGATCGATTACCTACTTATGGTTTGATGAAGGATCGTACACAAAAGGAAGTCAGTCAGCTCATTGACTATCTAACTGCAGAACGCTATTTGACTCCGTCAGATGGGCAATTTCCTTTGCTTTCAGTTTCCGGATCAGGCATTGAGGTGCTACTTGGAAAACAGGAAGTGTATCGAAAAGAAGATCAGAAAATTAGAAGATTGGCAGTTGATGATCAATTATTTGAAACACTGCGTGCGTTGCGATTGGATATTGCCCAAAATGAGAATGTTCCGCCATATTTGATTTTTTCTGACAGTACCTTGAAGGAATTCTGTGAGAAGCTACCTAAAAATCCAATCGAGCTACTGCAGGTCAAAGGTGTGGGGCAAAACAAATTGGATAAGTATGGTGAGATTTTTCTATCTGCAATCGAGGAATACCGTTCAGCACAAAAACAGTAA